The Candidatus Hydrogenedentota bacterium genome includes a region encoding these proteins:
- a CDS encoding carboxypeptidase-like regulatory domain-containing protein, whose amino-acid sequence MNTPTKIAMVLVAAICAAIALAFYTRPRQEASPRPRVLAPQSSPLDLSKPEPSFNIASSSETPPPLTVNEPAIRGWVLDSRNQPIVDAAVTIYDVAKGPRNTFSDAAGAFAVGDLDNAEYRVSAFKEHFNEAVEENVPSGSADITLILTDTSTASGRVIDHQGQPISNFDVVYVRQVIDNEPLWKEIVRGKQTVWKSFEDKEGRFEISDIASGAPFTLGARAEGYEAGYVTASAAEPGTPAVPVEIVLQTEARISGIVLSPDRAPVPAATIHFGSDTEGPVLAESDANGTFEIGGLGDSPIELTAIHDEYLAATAKAVPERGAVTPIEIVLGQGGELEGTVYQGDVPAQGQTVVALRLTPPRVRKQSTTDENGHYRIPGIGLGLVDVLAKWKAVDSKADPLRLQRQAEVVAGKTTNVDFHFPAGFAALEGTISANGEPVTFAEIQGTVTTDEGLSYFGSTAREDGYYRVENIAPGAALVAVTARAGQAELRRTFDVDLREGETARKDVAFDTASGVTGSITNLAKGETGQVLALPGHVSVDTSSFEAIIGLESLKTGESDIDANGQFVIGGLEPGPYTLVALVFSEHANTGDDALNSVRLSIQTTTVPASGEASATLTLTP is encoded by the coding sequence ATGAACACGCCGACGAAGATCGCCATGGTGCTGGTTGCGGCCATTTGCGCCGCAATCGCTCTGGCGTTCTATACCCGGCCGCGCCAGGAGGCATCCCCGAGGCCACGTGTACTCGCGCCACAATCGTCACCGCTCGACCTTTCGAAACCGGAGCCTTCCTTCAACATCGCTTCATCGTCTGAGACTCCTCCGCCGCTGACTGTGAATGAGCCCGCGATTCGCGGCTGGGTGTTGGACAGCCGCAATCAGCCTATCGTCGACGCGGCCGTCACAATCTATGACGTGGCCAAGGGACCTCGTAACACGTTCTCTGACGCGGCGGGAGCATTTGCCGTTGGCGATCTGGATAATGCGGAGTACCGCGTAAGCGCGTTCAAGGAGCATTTCAACGAAGCTGTTGAAGAGAACGTACCCTCGGGCAGTGCGGACATAACGCTCATTCTCACCGACACAAGCACCGCATCCGGACGGGTAATCGATCATCAAGGACAACCCATTTCAAATTTCGACGTGGTCTACGTAAGGCAGGTGATTGACAACGAGCCCCTCTGGAAGGAAATTGTCCGCGGTAAGCAGACCGTATGGAAATCATTTGAAGACAAGGAAGGGCGATTTGAAATATCGGATATAGCGAGCGGCGCTCCCTTTACACTCGGTGCGCGCGCTGAAGGATACGAAGCAGGTTACGTCACCGCGTCTGCAGCCGAACCCGGCACACCCGCTGTCCCCGTGGAGATCGTGCTGCAAACGGAAGCGCGCATCTCGGGCATTGTGCTATCGCCCGACCGCGCGCCCGTACCAGCGGCGACGATTCATTTCGGCTCTGATACGGAAGGACCGGTGCTCGCGGAAAGCGACGCAAACGGGACTTTCGAAATCGGTGGACTCGGCGACTCGCCAATTGAACTCACCGCAATTCATGACGAGTATCTCGCAGCTACCGCGAAAGCGGTGCCTGAGCGCGGAGCCGTCACTCCGATTGAGATTGTCTTGGGTCAAGGCGGTGAGCTTGAAGGGACGGTCTATCAAGGGGACGTGCCCGCGCAAGGACAGACTGTAGTTGCCCTGAGGCTCACGCCGCCGCGCGTCCGAAAACAGTCCACCACCGATGAAAATGGCCACTACCGTATCCCCGGAATCGGCCTGGGTCTGGTGGATGTGCTCGCGAAATGGAAAGCGGTTGACTCGAAGGCCGATCCGCTGCGCCTGCAGCGTCAAGCCGAAGTCGTGGCCGGAAAAACCACGAACGTCGACTTCCATTTCCCAGCCGGGTTCGCCGCTCTCGAAGGGACTATTTCCGCCAACGGAGAACCCGTCACCTTCGCGGAGATTCAAGGCACCGTGACGACAGACGAGGGACTTTCGTACTTTGGTTCCACGGCGCGCGAAGACGGGTATTATCGCGTCGAGAACATTGCACCCGGCGCAGCGTTGGTCGCGGTGACGGCGCGCGCGGGCCAAGCGGAGTTGCGCCGGACGTTCGATGTAGACCTTCGTGAAGGAGAAACGGCACGAAAAGACGTCGCGTTCGACACGGCATCCGGCGTGACAGGCTCCATCACCAATCTGGCCAAGGGGGAGACAGGACAAGTCCTCGCACTGCCGGGCCACGTGAGTGTCGACACCTCGTCGTTCGAAGCGATCATTGGATTGGAGAGTCTCAAGACCGGCGAATCGGATATTGACGCAAACGGACAGTTTGTAATCGGCGGCCTGGAACCCGGTCCGTACACACTGGTTGCGCTGGTCTTTTCGGAACACGCCAACACCGGCGACGACGCCCTGAACAGCGTGCGCTTGTCAATTCAAACCACGACCGTGCCGGCATCCGGCGAAGCCAGTGCGACGTTGACGCTCACTCCGTGA
- a CDS encoding DUF1573 domain-containing protein encodes MRSLSIRRQHSLLVLLFAAAVLTDFCHAAPKAVFDKVKLDYGTLRQGKIGEAVVKINNTGDQPLEIQNVQSSCPCATTDFSPKDAKPTVAPGAQHELTLKYDSKDVVGDRVATIVVTTNDPQEPMTAIDIAVKVEALVLTMPDKALSWGMAPRGDDIGKDLTFVSGTSIKDIELLDIHMAAPTLSVTATREETKDGSRIKARFRISPDVPLGSISNSVTARLRVGNEEATLKIPVQGEAVGDVLVMPQSILCAPKLAYIQNQPLSKEGIIVRASRPNQPLPDVLGVVAVGPISCIIHKNVKPEWGQQIDRHIIEVRTAQNAPPGAQSGTVHVMTTSKDQPIVSIPVFFRMASRVAAEPAQVLLEPSANAPATQRVVMRDATGAALTIREVKFEEDLLAVKVESEKSVDADHPAAIVLTASQVPPAERKATIVSVATDQPGAERILIPVLIRDPQTQ; translated from the coding sequence ATGCGCTCACTATCGATTCGTCGTCAGCACTCATTACTTGTTCTACTTTTTGCCGCCGCCGTACTCACCGACTTCTGCCATGCGGCACCCAAAGCGGTCTTCGACAAGGTCAAGCTCGACTACGGAACCCTCCGACAAGGCAAGATCGGCGAGGCCGTCGTCAAAATCAACAACACCGGCGATCAGCCTCTCGAAATCCAAAATGTGCAGTCCTCCTGCCCATGCGCGACAACTGACTTCTCTCCCAAAGATGCCAAGCCTACCGTTGCGCCAGGCGCCCAACATGAGCTTACGTTGAAATACGATTCTAAGGACGTTGTCGGGGATCGCGTCGCCACAATCGTCGTAACCACCAACGATCCTCAGGAACCCATGACCGCCATCGATATTGCCGTCAAGGTCGAGGCCCTTGTGCTTACCATGCCCGACAAAGCGCTGTCATGGGGAATGGCGCCACGTGGCGACGATATTGGAAAAGACCTGACGTTTGTCTCCGGCACTTCAATCAAGGACATTGAGTTGCTGGACATTCACATGGCCGCGCCCACGTTAAGCGTCACTGCGACTCGAGAAGAAACAAAGGACGGCTCCCGCATCAAAGCGCGCTTCCGGATCTCCCCCGATGTCCCGTTGGGCTCCATCTCCAATTCCGTTACGGCACGGCTTCGGGTCGGCAACGAAGAGGCCACTCTGAAGATCCCCGTGCAGGGTGAGGCCGTCGGCGACGTCCTGGTAATGCCGCAGTCCATCCTCTGCGCGCCAAAGCTCGCCTACATTCAGAACCAGCCGCTCTCGAAAGAAGGAATCATTGTGCGCGCCAGCCGGCCCAATCAACCGTTACCCGACGTTTTGGGCGTGGTAGCTGTTGGACCGATTTCATGCATCATTCACAAGAACGTCAAACCCGAGTGGGGACAACAAATCGACCGCCACATCATCGAGGTGCGAACAGCCCAGAATGCGCCGCCCGGCGCGCAGTCCGGCACGGTACACGTGATGACCACGAGCAAGGATCAGCCCATTGTCAGTATCCCCGTGTTCTTTCGCATGGCATCGCGGGTCGCGGCTGAACCGGCGCAAGTACTGCTTGAACCGTCTGCGAACGCGCCCGCCACGCAGCGGGTTGTGATGCGCGATGCGACGGGGGCCGCGCTGACGATCCGTGAAGTGAAGTTTGAGGAAGACCTGCTCGCGGTCAAGGTCGAGTCCGAGAAATCCGTAGACGCAGATCATCCCGCGGCGATTGTGCTCACGGCCTCCCAAGTCCCGCCTGCAGAGCGGAAAGCGACCATCGTATCCGTGGCCACGGACCAGCCCGGCGCCGAGCGTATTCTGATTCCAGTGCTCATTCGAGATCCGCAAACGCAATAG
- a CDS encoding SGNH/GDSL hydrolase family protein: protein MQTKTLLILLAVLSLSIALPLSASAQTYPASMATIGDSISRGALADDTIDDDQPEHVWSTGDSSSDACYSHLERIRAANPSTVAYNNAWNGAQSDDLLAQANSSVSQGVQYVTIQMGGNDVCGDSTAEMTPIATWEYRWNEAIDVLQAGLPGADILVTATVNVRRVYDVGKSNLGCLLKWNVFTWCKNMLVNGSTQRTEATNMNIAYNNSLSSITTAQGVWYDADSYGIAFSRGQLSSVDCFHPDISLNNDMANATYDAGRF from the coding sequence ATGCAGACCAAGACTCTCTTGATTCTTCTGGCCGTACTTTCGTTGTCTATCGCTCTGCCTCTGAGCGCATCCGCGCAGACATATCCCGCTTCTATGGCGACAATCGGCGATAGTATCTCGCGCGGCGCGCTTGCCGACGACACGATTGACGATGACCAACCGGAACACGTATGGAGCACCGGCGATTCGTCCAGCGACGCATGCTACAGCCACCTGGAACGTATTCGCGCGGCAAATCCCAGCACGGTCGCTTACAACAACGCATGGAATGGCGCTCAATCCGACGATTTGCTTGCGCAAGCCAACAGCTCGGTGAGCCAGGGCGTCCAGTATGTCACGATTCAAATGGGCGGCAACGATGTGTGCGGTGACAGCACCGCCGAGATGACCCCGATTGCTACGTGGGAATATCGGTGGAATGAAGCCATCGACGTGCTTCAAGCGGGCCTTCCTGGAGCAGACATCCTCGTGACCGCCACGGTGAACGTACGGCGTGTCTATGATGTAGGCAAGAGCAACCTGGGTTGCCTCCTGAAATGGAATGTCTTCACGTGGTGCAAGAACATGCTGGTCAACGGTTCTACGCAGCGGACCGAAGCGACTAACATGAACATCGCGTACAACAACTCGCTCTCCTCGATAACGACTGCCCAAGGCGTGTGGTACGACGCCGATTCATACGGCATTGCGTTCTCGCGCGGCCAGTTGAGTTCGGTCGACTGCTTCCATCCGGATATCAGCTTGAACAACGACATGGCCAACGCCACGTACGACGCGGGCCGGTTCTAG
- a CDS encoding MFS transporter: MQSSRSMNFGRYDYAAFLTFFTYAAGSVVIPVVLVQLARDLGFSLETGGMSAGGALHLGRTIPMVASMLVCGFAAGRWGVKRSLGWSVLLMACGMGLCALSPMYGMLFAALMVAGIGEGVIEGLATPLVQEQHPEEPGRYINFSHGFWSVGVLTTVLVSGVLLSLGVSWRVHTGCVALLGLFPALLLLLPESRAAENKESIEPLHWRTTWNHAYAICRTPRFWLFFAAMFVAGGGEFCLTFWCASYIQLNFTTAAWAGGVGTAFFAGGMVIGRTGWGYLIQQRHLKQLVLYSAIAGAGITLFMPAVTNLWLFFGMVFLAGLASAPFWPSLQSHCADRLHESDTTMLFILLSCAGVPGCGFFTWLMGVVGNHSGLGTAFYLVPACYVVLALLTAFDGSRAAVYLNLANETANE, translated from the coding sequence ATGCAATCTTCACGGAGTATGAATTTTGGCCGGTACGACTATGCCGCATTTCTGACATTTTTCACGTATGCAGCGGGTTCTGTCGTGATTCCCGTCGTGCTTGTTCAGTTGGCACGCGACCTGGGTTTCTCTTTGGAGACGGGCGGGATGAGCGCGGGCGGAGCCCTTCATCTGGGCCGTACGATTCCGATGGTGGCATCGATGCTGGTGTGCGGTTTTGCGGCAGGCCGCTGGGGGGTGAAGCGCTCCCTGGGATGGTCGGTGCTGCTGATGGCGTGTGGAATGGGCCTGTGTGCGCTGTCCCCCATGTATGGAATGCTCTTTGCCGCGCTCATGGTGGCAGGCATCGGTGAAGGAGTCATCGAAGGTTTGGCGACGCCGCTGGTGCAGGAACAGCATCCTGAGGAACCTGGCCGGTACATAAACTTCTCGCACGGATTCTGGTCCGTTGGCGTCCTGACCACCGTTCTCGTCTCGGGGGTGTTGTTATCCCTGGGCGTGTCGTGGAGAGTGCATACGGGTTGTGTGGCGCTTCTTGGTTTGTTCCCTGCGCTTCTGCTACTGCTTCCTGAATCGCGAGCGGCGGAGAATAAAGAGTCAATCGAGCCTCTTCACTGGAGGACGACGTGGAATCACGCCTACGCTATTTGCCGCACGCCGCGGTTCTGGTTGTTCTTTGCCGCGATGTTTGTAGCGGGAGGTGGAGAATTCTGCCTTACATTCTGGTGCGCCAGCTACATTCAACTGAATTTCACCACAGCCGCGTGGGCGGGCGGCGTCGGCACCGCGTTCTTCGCCGGAGGAATGGTGATAGGCAGAACGGGGTGGGGCTACCTCATCCAACAACGCCATCTGAAGCAGTTGGTGTTGTACTCGGCCATTGCCGGCGCCGGGATAACGCTGTTTATGCCTGCGGTCACTAATTTGTGGTTGTTCTTTGGGATGGTCTTTCTTGCGGGGCTTGCGTCAGCCCCTTTCTGGCCCAGCCTGCAAAGCCATTGTGCGGATCGTTTGCACGAAAGCGACACGACGATGCTATTCATCCTCCTCTCATGCGCAGGCGTCCCTGGGTGCGGGTTCTTCACGTGGCTGATGGGAGTCGTCGGCAATCACAGTGGACTTGGCACAGCCTTCTATCTCGTGCCCGCGTGTTATGTGGTCTTGGCACTGCTGACGGCGTTCGATGGGAGCCGTGCTGCGGTGTATCTCAACCTTGCCAACGAAACAGCAAATGAATGA
- a CDS encoding metal ABC transporter permease — MTIGMWIVLIGCLASASCALVGCFLVLQRQAMMGDAISHSVLPGIVIAFLLTGSRNTLPMLVGAGALGLITAFLTNALERHGKLQSDASMGVTFTWLFAIGVILVSAFAGQVDLDAECVLYGEIENAPLNVVFMGDTPIGPRAAWILGAIAIANVAFITLGYRQLKLCAFDPALAAAIGINVSLWHYLLMGFVSLTTVGAFESVGAILVVALLVVPPNTAYLLTDRLSRMLVLSVLVGMASSVGGYFLAAWLDGSTAGAISVVSGLLFVLAALFSPAHGAIPKYFARRRAIRGIAPELPAAGA; from the coding sequence ATGACGATCGGCATGTGGATTGTCCTCATTGGGTGCCTAGCCTCCGCATCCTGCGCGCTGGTGGGCTGCTTTCTCGTTTTGCAGCGGCAAGCGATGATGGGCGACGCCATCAGTCACAGCGTCTTGCCCGGCATTGTAATCGCGTTTCTCCTTACGGGCAGCCGGAATACGCTGCCCATGCTCGTGGGCGCCGGAGCCCTCGGGCTGATTACGGCCTTCCTGACGAACGCTCTAGAGCGCCATGGCAAATTGCAGTCGGACGCGTCGATGGGCGTGACGTTCACGTGGCTCTTTGCCATCGGAGTCATTCTCGTATCCGCATTCGCGGGGCAAGTCGACTTGGATGCCGAATGCGTGCTCTACGGCGAAATCGAAAACGCGCCGCTTAACGTGGTTTTCATGGGTGACACTCCGATCGGACCGCGCGCGGCATGGATACTGGGAGCGATTGCCATTGCCAACGTGGCATTCATCACGCTGGGGTACCGCCAACTCAAGCTCTGCGCATTCGACCCGGCGCTCGCGGCAGCCATTGGCATCAACGTTTCCCTATGGCATTACCTGCTCATGGGTTTCGTCTCTTTGACGACGGTGGGAGCCTTCGAGAGCGTTGGCGCCATCCTCGTCGTCGCACTCCTTGTCGTTCCACCCAACACGGCCTATCTGTTGACCGACCGTCTTTCGCGCATGCTCGTTCTTTCGGTTCTGGTCGGCATGGCCAGTTCCGTCGGCGGATACTTTCTCGCGGCATGGCTCGACGGTTCGACGGCAGGTGCCATCTCGGTGGTCAGCGGGTTGCTCTTCGTCCTCGCGGCACTTTTCTCACCCGCGCACGGAGCTATTCCGAAGTACTTTGCGCGGCGCCGCGCAATTCGAGGTATAGCGCCGGAACTCCCGGCCGCCGGCGCTTAG
- a CDS encoding metal ABC transporter permease: MNAPLPPWLEFFTFSSANARLVFIGCVLLGLTAGVIGCFAFLRKRSLMGDALAHAALPGVCAAFLLTGTKEPIVILVGATLACWLAALSIDLIVRHTRCKEDSALGMVLSVYFGVGILLLTYIQRSGNAAQSGLNRFLFGQAAAMLHRDVWTFGILSVLLLGTVALAYKEFKVVSFDPQYARTAGVPSRFIETLLATLIVLAVAIGLQAVGVVLMAAMLVTPAAAARYWTHRLSTMLVLAGAFGAASGAIGAYVSYLGPRMPTGPWMVVSITSLFLLSLLFAPRRGVFARILQLRNTRKRTAMENVVRTLYVLGEKEQRVNAARTLADLLKHRPMTLHAMDRTLALLIDQGLVEESLQGRYSLTEAGIERAAHLTRIHRLWELYLTRKLDLAPDHVHDDADEIEHIITPELEARLIAALDNPDADPHASHIPARASEDIAKQVSL; encoded by the coding sequence ATGAATGCGCCGCTTCCCCCCTGGCTGGAGTTCTTCACGTTTTCCAGCGCGAACGCGCGGCTGGTGTTCATCGGATGCGTGCTGCTCGGACTGACGGCCGGCGTCATCGGGTGTTTTGCGTTTCTCCGCAAACGGTCGCTCATGGGCGATGCGCTTGCGCATGCGGCCCTTCCCGGCGTGTGTGCCGCGTTCCTTCTCACCGGCACGAAGGAACCCATCGTGATTCTCGTGGGCGCCACGCTGGCCTGCTGGCTGGCGGCCCTATCCATCGACCTGATCGTCCGCCACACCCGTTGCAAGGAAGACAGCGCCCTCGGAATGGTCCTGTCCGTCTACTTCGGGGTCGGGATTCTGCTTCTCACGTATATTCAGCGCAGCGGCAACGCCGCACAATCGGGACTGAACCGCTTTCTCTTTGGGCAAGCCGCGGCAATGCTCCATCGCGACGTATGGACGTTTGGCATCCTGTCGGTGTTGCTCCTCGGGACCGTGGCGCTTGCGTATAAGGAATTCAAGGTCGTCTCCTTCGACCCGCAATACGCACGTACGGCGGGTGTTCCCTCGCGCTTCATCGAAACCCTCCTGGCCACGCTGATCGTGTTGGCGGTTGCGATTGGCCTTCAAGCCGTAGGCGTCGTGCTCATGGCCGCCATGCTCGTGACCCCCGCCGCCGCCGCGCGGTACTGGACACATCGGCTCAGCACGATGCTGGTGCTGGCCGGGGCCTTCGGCGCCGCCAGCGGCGCTATCGGGGCCTATGTATCTTACCTGGGACCGCGCATGCCGACCGGTCCGTGGATGGTGGTCAGCATTACGAGCCTGTTTCTCCTTTCGCTGCTCTTCGCGCCGCGCCGCGGCGTATTCGCGCGCATACTGCAACTGCGGAATACGCGCAAGCGAACGGCTATGGAGAATGTCGTTCGGACGCTATACGTGCTGGGCGAAAAGGAACAGCGCGTGAATGCGGCGCGCACGCTCGCGGACTTGCTCAAACATCGCCCGATGACGTTGCACGCCATGGACCGCACCTTGGCATTGCTCATCGACCAGGGCCTCGTGGAGGAATCGCTCCAGGGACGATATTCGCTGACAGAGGCCGGTATTGAACGCGCCGCGCATCTCACGCGTATCCACAGGCTATGGGAACTGTATCTGACGCGTAAGCTCGACCTCGCGCCAGACCATGTGCACGACGACGCCGACGAGATCGAACACATCATCACTCCGGAACTGGAAGCGCGCCTTATCGCCGCGCTCGACAACCCCGATGCCGACCCACACGCGAGCCATATCCCGGCGCGTGCAAGCGAGGACATCGCCAAGCAGGTATCGCTATGA
- a CDS encoding metal ABC transporter ATP-binding protein translates to MTTPVITAPPIDVHDLTVAYQHRPVLWDIDVAFPEGKLIAVVGPNGAGKSTLIKAVLGLVPLASGRVQIFGMPIHQGRRLVAYVPQRESVDWDFPTTALDVVLMGRYGHLPLFGRPRKRDYEIAKNCLEKVGMADLANRQISQLSGGQQQRVFLARALAQQTQVYLMDEPFAGVDAATEKAIVELLRELRAQGSTVVVVHHDLQTVPEYFDSVLLINLRMIAFGDVQTVFTPENLNKTYGGRLNLLTEVGEKLRRQEWKARQ, encoded by the coding sequence ATGACTACCCCGGTTATAACCGCACCTCCAATCGACGTTCACGACTTAACCGTCGCGTATCAACACCGCCCCGTGCTATGGGATATCGACGTGGCCTTCCCGGAAGGGAAGCTCATCGCCGTGGTCGGGCCAAACGGTGCGGGCAAAAGCACGTTGATCAAGGCCGTGCTGGGCCTCGTTCCATTGGCGTCGGGCCGCGTGCAGATTTTCGGCATGCCCATTCATCAGGGCAGGCGTCTCGTCGCGTATGTCCCGCAGCGCGAATCCGTGGATTGGGACTTCCCCACGACCGCCCTCGACGTAGTACTCATGGGACGTTACGGGCATCTTCCTCTGTTTGGCCGGCCCCGCAAGCGCGATTACGAAATTGCCAAGAACTGCCTGGAGAAAGTGGGCATGGCCGACTTGGCGAACCGTCAGATCAGCCAGCTGTCGGGCGGGCAGCAACAACGGGTCTTCCTTGCGCGCGCCCTGGCCCAACAGACTCAGGTCTATCTCATGGACGAACCGTTTGCGGGCGTCGATGCCGCCACCGAGAAAGCTATCGTAGAGCTACTGCGTGAATTGCGCGCGCAGGGAAGCACGGTCGTCGTGGTCCATCACGATCTACAGACAGTCCCCGAATACTTCGATTCGGTGCTGCTTATCAATCTGCGGATGATCGCCTTCGGAGACGTACAGACCGTATTCACGCCTGAGAATCTGAACAAAACCTACGGCGGACGTCTCAACCTCCTCACGGAGGTCGGCGAAAAGCTCCGCCGTCAGGAATGGAAAGCGCGCCAATGA
- a CDS encoding zinc ABC transporter substrate-binding protein: MSTNLRRAMGSIALLSVLVAFAAGCGGSPAAHEAPSGSLRQKSHGGTMKVTTTTGMIADTAKNIGGEWVEVTGLMGPGVDPHLYKASQGDIQKLTEADLILYNGLHLEGKMIEVLEKLARTVSTVAVTDSIPQDSLRNPPEFQGQHDPHVWFDVGLWIHVAERIRDAMVAVDPAHKPEFEKNAAAYIEQLRQLDAYAREQIATIPKEQRVLVTAHDAFGYFGRAYDIEVKGLQGISTTAEFGTQDVARLAELIASRGIKAVFVESSVPQRSIEVLVNEVKSHDGSVTIGGQLFSDAMGEAGSPEGTYIGMVRYNIDTIVKALR; encoded by the coding sequence ATGTCCACAAATCTCCGCAGGGCCATGGGTTCGATTGCCCTGCTCTCCGTACTTGTCGCCTTCGCGGCCGGATGCGGCGGCTCCCCTGCTGCCCACGAGGCTCCGTCAGGTTCCCTGCGTCAGAAGTCGCATGGTGGCACCATGAAAGTCACAACCACGACCGGTATGATTGCCGACACGGCCAAGAATATTGGCGGTGAATGGGTTGAAGTGACGGGTCTTATGGGGCCGGGTGTCGACCCCCACCTCTACAAAGCCTCCCAGGGAGACATCCAGAAACTCACCGAGGCGGACTTGATCCTCTACAATGGCCTGCACCTCGAAGGCAAGATGATCGAAGTCCTTGAGAAGCTTGCGCGAACCGTATCCACGGTAGCGGTGACGGACAGCATCCCGCAGGACAGTCTGCGGAATCCTCCGGAGTTTCAAGGCCAGCACGACCCTCATGTGTGGTTCGATGTTGGCTTGTGGATTCACGTGGCGGAACGAATTCGCGACGCAATGGTGGCGGTCGATCCCGCGCATAAGCCCGAGTTCGAAAAGAATGCGGCCGCGTACATCGAGCAGTTGCGTCAACTCGACGCGTATGCGCGCGAACAGATAGCCACAATACCCAAAGAACAGCGCGTGCTGGTTACCGCGCACGACGCATTCGGCTACTTCGGGCGCGCGTACGACATCGAAGTCAAGGGACTCCAGGGAATCAGCACGACCGCCGAATTCGGCACGCAGGATGTGGCCCGGCTGGCGGAGCTTATCGCATCGCGCGGCATCAAGGCCGTCTTCGTGGAATCGTCGGTGCCGCAACGATCCATAGAAGTTCTCGTTAACGAAGTAAAATCCCACGACGGTTCCGTGACGATTGGCGGCCAGCTATTCAGTGACGCCATGGGGGAGGCTGGCTCACCAGAAGGCACGTATATCGGCATGGTCCGTTACAACATCGACACTATCGTAAAGGCTTTGCGTTAG
- a CDS encoding radical SAM protein, with product MERLLRQTLLKCLTGERQILLRKRAPSRDELHEKFDKIHSLGIYVHVPFCERICPYCPYNKEIYRDGLAKEYVRAVKKEIDSYGELLDGKPVTSLYIGGGTPTTMLRTGLVDLIGHLRNGINLQCGIHMESHPNHLSSDNLDELKAMGVRHLSIGVESLVDRHLKLLQRPYTVEEVKAAVRRAVSQGFDCVNVDVMFALPEQTYREIEELGYRVVDLGVDQVAAYPLFRFSYTPLGQNGSLKNHGMFLSLKRRRMLAILEKIFYQAGYERSSVWAFTKRGVPRYCSVTVPLYIGLGASGGTYLTDLFYLNTFGVAEYIKAMDERETAIALSLELSERMQQAGWLYWRIYETRFTRSAYFDRFGEDIETAFGSYLRLFRVLGFLREYGDQIVLSDRGSFWLHAWEDVLSIEYINKLWGASKRNLWPEKVVL from the coding sequence ATGGAACGTCTCCTTCGACAAACGCTTCTCAAGTGTTTGACCGGCGAACGGCAAATTCTACTCAGGAAACGGGCCCCGTCGCGTGACGAACTCCATGAGAAATTCGACAAGATCCATTCACTTGGCATCTACGTGCATGTCCCGTTTTGCGAGCGGATATGTCCGTATTGCCCGTACAATAAGGAAATATACCGGGACGGTCTTGCGAAAGAGTACGTTCGCGCCGTAAAGAAGGAGATTGACTCCTATGGCGAACTCCTAGATGGCAAGCCGGTCACGTCGCTGTATATCGGCGGCGGTACTCCCACAACAATGCTTCGCACCGGTCTTGTTGACCTAATCGGACACCTGCGCAACGGCATCAATCTTCAGTGCGGCATTCACATGGAGAGTCATCCCAACCACCTGAGTTCCGACAATCTGGACGAGCTCAAGGCCATGGGGGTGAGGCACCTCAGCATTGGCGTGGAATCGCTTGTAGACAGGCACCTCAAGCTCTTGCAGCGACCCTACACCGTGGAAGAAGTCAAAGCGGCCGTGCGCCGTGCGGTATCGCAAGGATTCGACTGCGTCAATGTGGACGTGATGTTTGCGTTACCGGAACAGACGTACCGGGAAATCGAAGAGTTGGGGTACCGGGTCGTGGATTTGGGTGTCGATCAGGTGGCTGCCTATCCGCTGTTCCGATTCTCTTACACTCCTTTAGGACAAAACGGCAGCCTCAAGAATCATGGCATGTTTTTAAGCTTGAAGCGACGGCGCATGCTGGCCATCTTGGAGAAGATTTTCTACCAAGCCGGATATGAGCGTAGTTCCGTCTGGGCGTTTACGAAACGCGGCGTACCCCGGTACTGCTCGGTGACTGTGCCCTTGTATATCGGTTTGGGTGCGAGCGGAGGTACCTATCTTACCGACCTGTTTTATCTGAACACCTTCGGCGTCGCCGAGTACATTAAAGCCATGGATGAGCGCGAGACAGCCATCGCGCTGTCTTTGGAACTGTCCGAACGGATGCAGCAGGCCGGATGGCTGTACTGGCGGATCTATGAAACCCGCTTCACCCGAAGCGCCTATTTTGACCGTTTTGGCGAGGATATTGAGACTGCATTTGGGTCGTATCTGCGACTTTTCAGAGTCCTCGGATTCCTTCGCGAGTACGGCGACCAGATTGTCCTGTCGGACAGGGGTTCCTTTTGGCTCCACGCATGGGAAGACGTCTTATCCATCGAATACATCAATAAACTGTGGGGCGCGTCGAAACGCAACCTGTGGCCGGAAAAGGTTGTGCTGTAG